TATATTTTTATCATCTAAAAGTGTTGTTAAAACTTCGGATTTTATCCAGGGTGATGATATTTTTACCTCTTTCTGCGCTGAGGAAAAAAGCTGCTTTAAAACAGGATATATCTCTTCTTTTTTTAGTATTTTCATATTATTCCTGAATGGTTTTTAAGATAAATATGAAGGGAAAGGGGGAGAAAGGCAAGGAGAGAAAGGTCAGACAGGAAGACCTTATCTGACCGCTTTTTTAACTTTGCCTGCTTTCAGGCATTTTGCACATACATATATTCTTTTTGTAGAACCGTCTGGCATAACAGCTCTAACTCTTTGAAGATTAGGTCTCCATACTCTTTTAGACGTTGTTGCAGAGTGTGCAACTCTGTTTCCATGTGCAGTTTTCTTTCCGCATATTTGACAGACTGCCATTTTCTTCCTCCACAGGTTAATTAACGAAAAAGATATTTTAGCATATTTATTAATCTATATCCATTTTTCCTGGATTAATTAAATCTTTAGGGTCAAATACTTTTTTAATTCCTCTCATTATTTCAAGCTCTTTGGGTCTAAACTGCTTTTTCATAAATGGGGCTTTAGTTATGCCTACCCCGTGTTCACCTGTTATTGAACCACCATAGGAAAGTGCCAGTTCAAAAACTTCTTCCACTGCTTTTTCTGTTCTTTTAAGCTCATCTTCATCTCTTCCATCTATCATAAAGTTTGCATGGACGTTTCCATCTCCGATATGTCCAAAGTTAACCATTTTCAGATTATATTTTTTACCTATTTCCCTCAGTCTTGGCAGGGCTTCTGGCAGATAGCTTCTTGGAAATACTATATCTTCATTAATTTTAACTCTTCCCAGTTTTGAGACTGCAGGGGATAGTGCTCTCCTTGCTTCCCATAGCTTTTCTGCCTCTTTTGCTGTCTTTGCAATCTGGACTTTTGCTCCGTTTTGCTCACATATTCTTGCAACCTCAACAATCTGGTCATCTATAGCTTTTGGATGTCCATCAACTTCAATCAGAAGCAGCACTTCCGCATCCCTTGGGAGACCAAAATGGCCAAAATCCTCAACAGCATTTATTGCCAGTTTATCCATAAATTCCAGTGCAGAAGGCTGTATTCCTGCTTTGAATATATCTTTTACTGTTTTTCCCACAGCAGCTATATCTGAGAATATTGCCATCACCGTTTTTGCCGCCTGTGGTTTTGGTATAAGTTTAACTGTGATTTCTGTAAATAATCCCAGTGTTCCTTCGCTAC
This genomic window from Persephonella sp. IF05-L8 contains:
- the rpmB gene encoding 50S ribosomal protein L28, with the protein product MAVCQICGKKTAHGNRVAHSATTSKRVWRPNLQRVRAVMPDGSTKRIYVCAKCLKAGKVKKAVR
- a CDS encoding FAD-linked oxidase C-terminal domain-containing protein, producing MFEAKQREVIKVPDRVKKALREILGAENCLDDDMDRLLYSYDATRIKMLPDLVAIPENQEQVQKIVQICYEEGIPVTPRGAGSGYTGGALPVKGGVVVSFEKMDKILEIDEDNAIARVQPGVITYRLQKAVEKVGLFYPPDPASYKYCTLGGNVAENAGGPRCVKYGVTREYIMELNTVIHTGEIIHTGRPTLKDVAGYDITRLFIGSEGTLGLFTEITVKLIPKPQAAKTVMAIFSDIAAVGKTVKDIFKAGIQPSALEFMDKLAINAVEDFGHFGLPRDAEVLLLIEVDGHPKAIDDQIVEVARICEQNGAKVQIAKTAKEAEKLWEARRALSPAVSKLGRVKINEDIVFPRSYLPEALPRLREIGKKYNLKMVNFGHIGDGNVHANFMIDGRDEDELKRTEKAVEEVFELALSYGGSITGEHGVGITKAPFMKKQFRPKELEIMRGIKKVFDPKDLINPGKMDID